The following DNA comes from Tachypleus tridentatus isolate NWPU-2018 chromosome 9, ASM421037v1, whole genome shotgun sequence.
ATTATTTTCTCCATTTCCTGCTTGAATTATTTTTGCAGTGCTTTGAAGTCAACATTAATAATGGCTATTTGTAATGTGGACTGTAATTCAACACTTAGTATTGACAGTTACTATGGTTGCTTATCTGATGCTCAAAATAGATTTTGTTATTATCTTTTAAATTGATATCTTTAAGATATCTGTTGCAGAAGACTAGTTGATATGGTTCATGTGATTTATTATAGCTGttgactatttgatcacattagtttAGAATTATGTATGTCCAAAACATCACTTTATATAACCTTTATGTCTTTCAatgtaattattctatgaatgtatgtaataaaatttaatattatgtatgttgatttttattttattctttcaccTCATATGTAATATGGAGGATGGCTTTCTAAAGACACCAATTgtacagtgtacaaagcattgagtatagTCATGTAATGTTAAACTGTCATTGGTTTATTCCTTTTTCACCTCATACATCAGCTTCTTTGAAGAACACAAAATGTGTAAGAAAAATTTTTgtactagaattatgatttattAGCAAGTGAAAAAACTCTTTGTACAATGATCTATTTAGTAATATTGTCCAAGTTTAGTTCCAAGACTTGCACCAATTTTTACTGTAGGCTAGTGGAtcaataataaaaagaacaaatggGTAATCCTTATTGTGAACCATTGATATGGTTCATGATACATATCCATACACCAATTTAGGTGTACCTCATGAGTAATACACCTCTCCATTAGACTGCTTAGAAATGAAACCTTCTCTGCTTCTTCTGCTTTTACATGTAGGATGCCTTTATAACCCATgctcagtttatatatttttgtataaagttttaacttcatctctaattatacatattttctaAGTAGGTTCGCCCAATCCATCAGAAAAGAACTTTAGCTTTTCTGAATCATTTTCTAATCCGAACCACCTCCTTTTTGAATCACTTTGCCACTGTTTGTGATGAAAAATTGGAGAACCTGTTAACTAGAATACAGAAGTTGGAGTCTTCCATGAGTATTCTAGAGGCTAAGGTTTGTTCTGATATTATTTTCATTCAGTATTGTCAAATAGTAAAGAGGATATATCTGATGAAAAAATAATgtactaaaatataacatttttttattttaccacagATTGAACTTGGTTTAAACTAtcattatgatattttttatgaagttttagCAGTGACTAATTGTGGGGCTTCAAAAttcttatcttttttatttttgtaaaattagatTTGAGAcaggactaacaaaatacctttGAGATATTTTAGTGCTTGAATTTGATACTTTTAAAAgtcaatgaaaaatattaataaataatttttaagctGTTATTACTATATTTAAGGTGAAACAGGTTGAACTCTAGCTGTTTGTTCAGTTTGAATTATAACTAAAACAGTGATTTAAATCCAAGAtaagtttttaattgaaaatgtatACAAGTGAGAGCATGACAATGTTTTGTTCGAGCTAAAccttaatatttacatttgataTCTATATGGAGTAGGTCCCACCATGTGAAGAACCTTAACTATTAAGTACTTATATAAAGCTACTGTAAATTTAAGTATTAACCTTAAGTAAACTTAAACTTaagtatttaagtatttttagatGTCATTCAcatcttttaatttattactacATAAAGTAGGTTAATACTTAaatttttgttgtagtttatgtGATCACTGAGGACTGGATATTAGttactatttttgttttcttagtatATCTGAATTACCTCAACCTGAccttaattatataataaaaaagaagggTTAAGATGGAATTTCATAAACTAAaaagcattattttattgttatccaCACAATTTGTATTTTGATTAACTACAAGTGACAGTTATTATGCAATTCTTTAACAAAATTTGAGATATTGTACAATTGCCAGTGTAGAATTATTTGGGTTTGTGTTGTCTTCTGTAGCTTGCATCAATACCTGGTCTAGAGAATGTCACTGCATATACACAGCCAGtagaaaaagaaaatactgaAACCTCTCTTCTACAGCCTCCAGTTGAAGCTCCAACTGAAGAGCCTGTAGCAATGACAGAAAAAACTGTTCAGCCAGAAAAACCAGTTATAACTATTTCTCAGGATCCAAGGTTTGCCAAGTACTTCAAGATGTTAAATTTGGTGAGTTTGTAAGCTGGACATTTATGAAATATActtttgaacaaaaaataaatatgtattctcTGTAGTATAATTTGTCCATAAAAAATCCAGAACTGCTGGTAAACAGTTTTGTAATGAAAACTATCTTCAGAATAGTGTGCACAAAGCAGTATTTCAGTTGTTGAATGTCAAAAAATTGTAAAGATTAGTTCATAAATCCAATGgtgtaaatttgttttgtacttttgtactcagtttttaaaaaaatataaaaatcaaaactatgattagaaaaaaaatatttatatcattattccATGATTTTAGgaactattaatttttattcaacaaattcATGATATTTTGTTTCTGTCAAAGTACTTCAATACACTTATTGGTTGTCTTGCTTGTACTTTTTATCTGAAATAGGAGTTCACATTAACATCAAATTCCGATCATTACTTTGAATTTATATGCAGTTTTTATGTGCATATATTGCACCATTGCTATAATAGGTATTTATTTTATAGGGTGTTCCTGTTGCTGCTGTCAGGCACAAGATTTCTATGGAGGGACTGGATCCAAATATTTTAGAGTAAGATAACAATACtacatgtatacatttaaaaaaaaaatacctcACCTGAGTATATAAATAGACATTAATttgatatgaaaaaaacaactttaaaacaaatattggaatgaatttttttagttttacaatttCTTTCAAAACTTATTTGCATTGTTCCTTTCTTTATGCTTTATGtatttacatgtttaacattAGGATATCACCATAAAATCaaaaactaatatgatttattgCTGATCAGATTCTAACCTGTTTGgccactgaaaaaaatatttaaaaaagctaTACAAGTTTTGCATGTGAGGTTTTGTGTTTGGTGGCCATGACTTCATGAGGACTGCTTATCCTTTTTGGTCACACAAATATGCCCATTGGTAGCATGGGGTTCTTGGCCCCTGACTTCAGTGGTTCTGCTGTCCCTTCCTATATACTAGTATTTGTCTTAATAGCGGGATCAATCCAATATCACCCTCTGTGTTCCAGTACCTCCACCCAACTCTACAGCTCTTTAACTATTCTTTGTTCCTTTGTTGGGATGCATTTCTAAACACCAATTTTATATCTGACTCATGTTAGATTATTCTCTCTTTCTATATCCATGAGCTCAAATCCAGTAGACTGTTTGGCAAGGTTATATTATTATCTCTCCTAGTGGATCATTTTGTTATGTTCCTTTCCAACAACTCCTTAGCTTTCCTCAGTTAACCCTATTGTTAAATGTCACAGGTCAATGACCATgttatcacatttgttgacttgcattcaaaagttaTTTGAGCTACCAtttaatcaatatatttcattaagtttgatatcaaattatagattataattcaaattttagtgttatccattagataatttattaatttaaagtaaatactaaCAGTGAATCCTGAATATCAACTTTTTGTGTGCCATATGGAATGTTAAATGCAGCCGTGGTTCAGATTAGGTGTTTATAATGCCCAAATACAAAGTTTGCAGtttattataaattagaaattcaAATTATCAATCTTGTTAaggtataatacaaaataagaacctcctgtcttttctatttgctgagatattacTACATTTAATTAATCAAACTCAGTGGCCCCAtccacctctttccattttgaAAATACTTGCTTACACACACCTACTTCATCTGTAACATccaaataaccaatcaaaagttcATTAATGTCCTCCTAGTGATTCTCTAAGTCAATTTTTAGTGTTTGGGCAGTAgattctttcttttaattttataatctaaGTAGTCAGGTTTTACTGAactcaaaatttcttattttttagacCTGAATACACCTTagtactaagcttgataaattttAGTGGAATCCTATGATGTATCAATTTATGATTTATTGGTTAATTAAAAATGCATATGTAAAAtctgtgaaaaaatattttgtattgtcCATGTGCGAAATTTAATAAGCCTTAGCAATCTGTGGTAAATGAGTACAAagttcataactagaagagataattgtttactttacttctttatttactgttccatgttttagaaaaataagtttaagaacttatttgtaaatagaaatgaggtatatgtgtatataatgtattataactgaaatgtaacattattttacaaaataccagtccactaaaacacagtcaagacaggTCACTTCTGTAACATTAGCCAGAAATAGCTGAAAAgtcaatatattaataaaattaaaataataagtatatataaatgtataatgtatatttaagctgaacatttgtgtgttttctttatgatctgtagttattctagaacaaaacaaaaaagcaaatttatagttatttcctaatttttgtggtggttacaaagtttattaaatCAACCAAACTTATACAAAGATAcagtagtgaaaataaaaatagtatgtataaatttttttcaaatcaaacatttgataattatctgaatGTTATTCACATATGCAATTTGAAAATGTTCTgatgcataaaattatttttaatattaaaatcaaaattacttttgcatcttgggtaatcagtattataaaagaaaatagtatGATACATCATCTAACATCACTTAAGaaatcttaaaatttaattttaaaaaatctctgCTACCCTGGCTTTTCTAAATAGGATTATGTTGTCACCCATTATACTGTATCCAGTAAAAGTTGTTTCTGACTGAAGAACCAATGGGGATCTAGGCATTTTCACCAAATCTCCTCACTACATCTCCCCTTTTCTCTCTTTGAGTGAAGGAAAGGAAACCCCTACCACATGCAAATTTCTAGCTACTGGGGTAGTATACCATAGAAAAACCTCATTAGTTGGGACCTAACATCTGAGGGCTACACAAAAGGTGTCAATGAGTGGAATGTTGGGCAGTGGTGATACACTCAGTGCAGTGCAGGTCACTCCTCATATAATTATACCAATTACATGCTAGTATTCCCTAGCCTACTTCCAACTGGATGTAGGTTTTCAAGTGGTCTGGTGTTGGATTGGTGTAGGATCTGTTAAGAAGTCCTCACATATGTGGTTGGTAGGGATTTTCCTTCTACCATGGATTGAATGAAAAATTCCAGATGCTAACTTATTTTGCAATAGAGTTTATACATCACATTTGCATTTCCCTTCCTGCTCTTGCCTGGATATTAGGTTCCCATTAGCCTTGTGTTGGTTATGCAGTGGATCTGCACACACTTGCTCTACCTTGGTTTAAAGAATGGAAGTTGCTTTTTACTTCTGCTTCCTGGtcatgaaatgaaaacaattgAAACCTTTCTCCAATCTGCAATTATTTCTTGTTCAGTTGAGTGGACGTGAGCAATAATACAAATTGTTTCCTTCTTTTGCAATGGATGACTGTCTATTTGAACAGACTTGTATGACTTATATTGTCCTTTTTCTGTAGCTGGTGTCTGTCCAAGAGTCTGATGGTAGAGTTGATAATAACATGCATTAATAATTCCTGTGCCCTCTTCTTGCAGCTTGTGTTGGTTCAGTGAGTCTGACAGTACAGTTGAGGTGAGCACTAGATACAGGCTGAACATTCCCCAATCATGCTACAGATATTGGCTCTGCAGCTTCTTGTGTGCAAGTAATTGGATGGTCATGTTTTTATTCTGCCCATATCTGTGGCACATAGAGCATGTTTATCTCTTCCTCCCTTCCAGTCTGTATAAAAAGTGTACCCAGGAAGAGATGAAATGGATGTGGAATTCTAGCTTTCTATGTATAGAGGTGTGCTTTTTCTTTTGATACCCTTGAATAGCGATCTAGTTCAGTGAGTAATTTAAACAATTTGTATCCTTGATTCCAGATTAGTTAATATCAagctagaatatttttaaaattattttttggttattgtTCTGTACCATGAATTTATTAGTTTCAGTTGCTGAACATACCAGTGATCTCAAGTAATTAGTCTTAGAATGTCATTTTAagtgaataataattttttttagatacaATCTGTTAACCTTAGAATTCAGTATTGACTGAAGTGAAGTATGTATGTGATATTGTTTTGGCCACATTttctattaatgtatatttgctttattaattttttggaAAGTTTTGTTGTATTCTAAAATTTTATCATAAAGgatttttttagttatatttgtttcccttaaGTCATGTACAGGTTAGTAGGAAATTTTTTAACCTTTTTCATGACCAGttcaaattttattcttttttatctttCAGTAACCCTGATGCACCAGCACCATTTGCTGATCAGGAAGAAAATTCTGATGCTAGCAGTGACACTTCAAGTAGTTTCAGTGACTAGTTCACACTCATCATTTTTGACACAAATTGAAGAAAGAGATTTAATCAAACATGATGGGAAATAAATGAAGATAATGTCCagtttaacatttttcataacattaacatcaaagaaataacattaataaaaacactggtatacttcacaaacatttattattctaACTTGCTTGgctaatactttttttttctactttggtAACTAACTTATTTAACTCTAAAAAACTGACTTAGCCTGTTACctacaaataaactttgataacaCTATTTGAAAATCATACATAAAGTAACTGACAGTATTTggagtaattaataattattatttttatttttacttggtaTATAAGTTAGCTATATGTAAATGCCATATTTCTCTTAAAGTTCTAATTATATAAAGGAAATTGAATAGCAAGAAAAGGgttacaagagaaataaatattagtatctaaataattaaccatgatattttttaattatgaaagGAAAAGGGACACTGTTTACTTTAATACAactaacattttatgttttttactccATAATTCTAATCaccattattaatacaaagttttataagttgataaaaaatattattttaaacttgttattgCATTTCATTGAAATTCTTTATAACTGAAAATTatgacacttgaaattattttaccagTTAAGACTTTGAATGTTATTCTTATCTTGGTAGGTTTTCCTCATTGACCAAGTTTATGATCTCATGATAATATGCTTCTTTGATATATGTATCATAATGTAAAATAGAAAGCTGTAGTAAGGAAATCTACAGAATTATGGACTTATGCACTGAAAGTTTTTCACTAGTCCATTGAAatagagaaacaacaaaaaatgtgcATAGTTGTTGAAAGTTTCACTAAATTATTTATGTAGAGATCAAACTGTTGTATATTTGTAATACTTTGGTAGTCTAGGAGAATCATTGCAGTTAATCCAAGTTGAATATTCTGTGTCTGAAGATTTGTGGTTGTGAATGTTTCTTGTTAGAATTGTGTGGTAGAACTTACTAATCTACTATGTCCACACTGCGTACATCAATAATCTGAAAAGAAACTTATGTGTTTAAAACacttactctttttttttctttgtagtaaGATATTAACAGAATTTCCTGCCAAATGCCTTTACACTTGTAATACAtaagcaaatattaaaaatgtaaaattgatattaaatttcaaataaagctTTAGTTAATGTCACAAAAAGGTGAGCCTAATATCATTAGGCctaaagtaactaaatacatGGCCATTACTTGCATGTATGTTGAGAAATATAGCAAGAGTATTTTATTACCAGGTTGAAGGTTAAAGGtacaatttattatattgtacataataaaaataactaaaacatatcAGGAAGCAGTTTACTGAGCCATGGATCccatttgtaacattatttttaacataaagccAGGTTAtatttgcttttaatattttcacataataTTGCATCATCTACTGTTACTGCTGTAATGCGTGGGTTTAGTCTGTAGGTATATAATCTTGTTGTCTTCTTTTGCTTtataatagaatgaaacaaccaaaaatactttcattatagcattattttattttaaaattcatcttAGAGGTTTGAGGTTTTCTGAAACTACTGTTATTAAACTATTACACTGAATACTGCCATATAAATTGTCCATGTAGGTTGCTATACAACTGCAAAATTTCCTAAATGCTAGTAAAcagatttttaaacacatttagtTATTGCTAAAGGCAGTTGCTCATTATGTATGGCTTCTTGTATGTCAgtgaagttttttgtttcttttaggaTCCAACCAATAATCATTTCTCAACATTCTATGGACTTGTGCCACACCAAAATTAAATCATAAGATTTAGAGCATTTTaaagtttaacattattattataattttattaattttgctacaaagtatttttaacatggaATTATTTACCAGGTTTTTGtgctgtaatttaaatttaatgccATGGAATTATTCCATTAGGTACAAGAAGTTCACATTCCTAAAAAATGTGGATTTTCTAAAAACAGCTGAAAATATAGATTTTTGAAAAACAGGTCTTTCACATGAGTATGGGTAAATATTGTCACATTAAGTCATGTCAGCTGTTCTCAAAAATGTTCTTTCATTTCTTATAGACCACTCAGATTCTCTGAACTGTGCTTATGAAGCTGCATTAGAGCCAATTTGTCCtaaattaaatatgaatgttTGGTCAGAAAGTAAACACGAAATTGCAAAATTTCTATTACAATATCACAAGTTGTGTTTGAACTGCATGATAGA
Coding sequences within:
- the CCDC53 gene encoding coiled-coil domain containing 53 isoform X1 codes for the protein MDADGLPIVGPGVDYSKVRPIHQKRTLAFLNHFLIRTTSFLNHFATVCDEKLENLLTRIQKLESSMSILEAKLASIPGLENVTAYTQPVEKENTETSLLQPPVEAPTEEPVAMTEKTVQPEKPVITISQDPRFAKYFKMLNLGVPVAAVRHKISMEGLDPNILDNPDAPAPFADQEENSDASSDTSSSFSD
- the CCDC53 gene encoding coiled-coil domain containing 53 isoform X2 gives rise to the protein MLMVRPIHQKRTLAFLNHFLIRTTSFLNHFATVCDEKLENLLTRIQKLESSMSILEAKLASIPGLENVTAYTQPVEKENTETSLLQPPVEAPTEEPVAMTEKTVQPEKPVITISQDPRFAKYFKMLNLGVPVAAVRHKISMEGLDPNILDNPDAPAPFADQEENSDASSDTSSSFSD